ttaaaaaatacaatgttgAATACTACAGAAGATATGAAATTCAAATACTGTACAACAGACTTTTACCAACATAAACtcaaataaacatttgtgtgtttgtgtgtgtgtgcgtgcgtgcgtgcgtgtgtgtctgtgtgtgtgtgtgtgtgtgtgtgtgtgtgtgtgttcacctgtgAACAGAGCTCCTCTGCTTTCTCCAGAGCCGCTTTCAGATGGCTGTGGTCTGGATGTGACTCTGGAGTGTTTTCTAAGATCTATaatgacaggaaataaaaaagagaaagaaacaatcAATTTGAACGCGTCATCTCATTGAACGTGAGCGGCATTCaggcgtgtttgtgtgtcatacGTACGTTCTTGATAATGAGCGGGTAGCGTGTGACTCTCTGCATGGGTTTGAGCAGGAAGCTGGACAGAGGCATCCCCTTACACCTGGGATCCATGGCTAACCTCTGACAGAGAGACGGCATCAGAAAAACTCTTCAGTCAGGACGTTTCAggtttataatttaaaatttagcaAAACCCAAGAACAAAGTTAAACATTAAAGACTTAATGTTGAATTTTTGACCAGTGGATCTGTTATAATCATACCAGAGTCTACTGTGCTTTTGGAGATTAACCTTAGTTTCTTATGGAACTGATGTGATATCAGTTGCTGTACATtaagatgagataagataagataagataagataagataagacaagTCCTACAGTGGGGAAATGTGCAGGGTTACAGCAGCTAtgataaaaaagaagtaatagtaaaaaacagtgaaaaaacataatgacaaatATACGCCaagtaaataagaaaaacaaggtgcaaaatttgacattaagTTACAAGGTGCCAAAAACTcagtctagaaaaaaatatatacataaaatatgtgcaaacaATATAAACTCAGTTGCACATGAaggataagtgtgtgtgtgtgtgtgtgtgtgtgtattttgaacCTTGAGGAAATCTTTGATCTCAGGGTTGTCGTCAGTTTTCTGCTGAATCAGCGTGGCTCCGTTCAGCTGACACGAACAGAATCTGAACACAAAAGTTGATCACAGAATTAGAAAACAACATCTGCCTTAAAACGTGCGCTCTATAAACCAAAACTTTatacaacaaaagcaaagacaagaaaataaagaaaaaaaactattgggCAATAGCTACATTATCCTACAAAGTGCACACAGTCGCATCAGTTTAAGGGAGGGGTCAGTAACCTTCACCATCAAAAgattcattttttccaaaaaaataaaacaaaatgcttttagATGTCTAAATGAGCATTCATTAACCTGATGTACGGCTGCATGTGAGGCAGCTGGTTGGTCAGGATGTCACCGATCATCTTCACCGGCATCCGATCGCCCGACATCTTCTTCCTCACTCTGAGagctctgcaggaggagagaagagagcaCGACGAGAAGTTtgatctgctgtttgtgtttttaactcaATACCGAACATCTGTGATAAATACACTTTGTgaaaaagtgtcagaaaaacaaaaattttaaaattgatttttaaaaatttttttaaacgtAGTGCACCATTCTGGGTCAGGTTGGGGAGAGAAGGAACAAAAACGGTTTTATTTTCCAGCATCTTTCCAACAGCTGAACCTTCTGAGACAAATGTtatctttgaaataaaaataactaactgACACAAAAGACTCGAATGCAAAAGTCTGtaatgtgaaacaaaaacacactgcctgtgtgtgtgtgtgtgtgtgtgtgtgtgtgtgtgtgtgtgtgtgtttttcattcttACTTGAGCAGTTT
The Plectropomus leopardus isolate mb unplaced genomic scaffold, YSFRI_Pleo_2.0 unplaced_scaffold4400, whole genome shotgun sequence DNA segment above includes these coding regions:
- the LOC121939261 gene encoding intersectin-1-like; protein product: IFHKPLLECELLTEKEVAMIFVNWKELIMCNIKLLKALRVRKKMSGDRMPVKMIGDILTNQLPHMQPYIRFCSCQLNGATLIQQKTDDNPEIKDFLKRLAMDPRCKGMPLSSFLLKPMQRVTRYPLIIKNILENTPESHPDHSHLKAALEKAEELCSQVNEGVREKENSDRLEWIQAHVQCEGLSEVT